A window of Alphaproteobacteria bacterium contains these coding sequences:
- the rfbB gene encoding dTDP-glucose 4,6-dehydratase: MTIFVTGGAGFIGSNFVIDWLLKSSDLIVNIDKLTYAGNLDNLRTIENNKKYVFVQGDIADKQLVSRLLKQYQPRAILNFAAESHVDRSIHGPEDFVQTNILGTFKLLEAVLSYYNELDDHKKSEFRFLHVSTDEVYGSLGSNDPGFKETNAYEPNSVYSASKAASDHLVRAYHHTYGLPVLTTNCSNNYGPYQFPEKLIPLIIHNALQGKQLPIYGDGQNIRDWLYVEDHCSAICRVLEAGKIGETYNIGGLNEKTNLEIVQVLCALLDELKPRTDGKSYSTQITFVEDRRGHDRRYAIDATKIEKELGWCPDETFETGIRKTVVWYLNNQEWVDRATSGAYREWIKERYTA; encoded by the coding sequence TACTGGTGGGGCTGGGTTTATAGGTTCAAATTTTGTTATTGATTGGTTGTTAAAATCTTCCGATCTTATTGTGAATATTGATAAACTTACATATGCTGGCAATTTAGATAATCTTAGAACAATTGAAAATAACAAAAAATATGTTTTTGTTCAGGGAGACATTGCTGACAAGCAACTTGTTTCGCGTCTTTTAAAACAATATCAGCCTAGAGCCATTCTTAATTTTGCAGCAGAATCTCATGTTGATAGATCAATTCATGGTCCAGAAGATTTTGTTCAAACAAATATTTTAGGCACTTTTAAACTGTTAGAAGCTGTTTTGTCTTATTATAACGAACTCGATGATCATAAAAAAAGTGAATTTCGTTTTCTTCATGTGTCGACGGATGAAGTTTATGGTTCTTTGGGGTCAAATGATCCTGGTTTTAAAGAAACAAATGCTTATGAACCGAACAGTGTATATAGCGCAAGTAAAGCTGCATCTGATCATCTTGTAAGAGCCTATCACCATACATATGGTCTACCTGTATTGACCACGAATTGTTCTAATAATTATGGTCCATATCAATTTCCAGAAAAACTAATTCCTCTTATTATTCATAATGCCTTACAAGGAAAACAATTACCTATTTATGGAGATGGTCAAAATATTCGTGATTGGCTTTATGTGGAAGATCATTGTTCTGCGATTTGTCGTGTATTAGAAGCTGGTAAAATTGGTGAAACATATAATATTGGCGGATTGAACGAAAAAACGAATTTAGAAATTGTTCAAGTTCTTTGTGCTCTTTTAGATGAACTCAAACCTCGAACAGATGGCAAATCTTATTCTACTCAAATAACTTTTGTTGAAGATAGGCGTGGGCATGATCGTCGTTATGCTATAGATGCTACAAAGATTGAAAAAGAACTTGGATGGTGTCCTGATGAAACTTTTGAGACGGGAATTCGTAAAACTGTTGTTTGGTATCTAAATAATCAAGAATGGGTTGATAGAGCCACAAGTGGCGCTTATCGCGAATGGATTAAAGAAAGATATACTGCATGA